Within Meles meles chromosome 19, mMelMel3.1 paternal haplotype, whole genome shotgun sequence, the genomic segment TCCCCTATGCAGAGCACAGAATGACAAGGAGGGTCTGTGCCTATCCCCTTTGCGGGGGAACAGAAGTGGGCAGGCAAGCTCCTCAtccctcctcaccccccccccccaccgccgcgCTCATCGCGTCCTggcgcccccccccgcccctcccacctCCGCAGGGCACGCAGTCTGCCAGACAGGCTCCCGGACCCCGTCCGACCACCCCACCCCGCCGCGACTCGCGCGGCTGCCTCCCTAGCTCAGTTGCCCTTCTGGAAGGCACCCAGCGGCAGCAGCGCCCCGTTAGCTCGGCGTGGTGGAGCCGCCGCAGCCGCCACCAGGCCCCGCCCAGAGGCAGCCGGCAGCGAGGCCGCGCCAGGAACGACTGCAGAGCGCGGTGAGTGAGCAGGGCCAGCGGGGAGGGACCCAGGCGTCCCGGTCCCCGCCCCTACCCCAGGCAGGCATCCCGACCTTCAGCTTCAGCTTGCTTCCCGATTCCGTCACTCCATTCCAGGGCCCCAGAGCCGCCCTAAGAAAGGACCCCGCGGCCCCTCCCTGTTCTGGGCCTCGGGCAGACCGGCGACTCGGGCCCCTCCCTTTTTGCCGAGACCGGGAATCTGACGCCCCCTGCCCCAGCCGGGTCCTCCTGGAGCTCCCGAGCCCCTCCCTCAATCCGGGAGCCAGGAATGCAGGCCAAAAATATCCCTGGGTTCCAGACCTGGGAGGCTCGGCTTGCAACCACAGCGGAGCAGATGAAGACCCGGGAGTCGGAGCTTCCGCTGCTCTTTGCTCCAAGAATCTGGGCCCCCAGTCTAGGCGTCCTTTGGAACTTGGGAGGCCGTTCGTCCCATTCCCACCGCCCTAGATGCAAGCGTTTTGCTATCAGCAGcctttcccctgcccccatcGACGGTGACATCTGGGACCCAGGAGTCCCGTCCACCAATCCCTAACACCGCGAGCCCCAGTATAAATGAGGATTTGGGGACCCAGGAGTCGGGGACCTCAACCCAGAAGCCCCTCAAACCCTAGGGATCGGCAGCCTCAACTATTTCGCCTTTCAAAGACCCAGGAGACGGAGACCGTATCCCACAGATCCCATTAAACTGAGAGGCCTGGTCTCCCAACCCGCCGCCACCCAGATGTCCAAGATTCCACCCGTCCTGGACGAGCGGGGCTGGAGCAGACGGGGATGGGAGGGGGccggaagggagagggagaatggagTGAGGTGAGACCGGGCTGGGGACCTGGGCTGGGGGCTCTGTACTAAACAGACGCTAAACAGGCAGGTTGCCATGGCAACGGCCTTCCCGGGCCGCGCCTGGAGACTGCGCTAAGGCCGAGTCGGGGAGGGCAGCCCCCAGGAGTCCCCACACCGCCAGCTGTTGTGTCTTCCTGTTTTGTCACCACGGCAACAGTGACCtcagccctccacccccaccactgGCTTGGCGGGGGAGTCTCCTCGGTCCATTTTACACGGGAGGGGCGTGGTCTTTTCTTGGCCCCGCCTcgggggggtggggctgggataTCCCCCCCGATTCCGGGAGTCCTTTTCTCAGCCCGAAACCCGCGCTCCCGCCGGgtccccggccccgcccccggccccgcccccgcccccgccccagcccgccAACCCCACCCAGTAAGCAAACTCTTACAGTCTGCAGCTGCTGCGGCTGCCTGAGAGGTGAGGCTGCGGGGACCCCCTGGCGTGGAAGCTGCGGTCAGGATTCCTGGGTGCTCAGGGACGAAGGGGCTGGGGTCCCGAGTGTCTGAGTCTCTAGGCAGACTGGGGCATGGATCAGGACTCGGGTTCTGGAGGCGACAGGGCTTGAGACCCGCACTCATACAGGTCATCCATCGGAAAGAGGAGGGGAACGAGAGGCCCTGACTCCTACGTCTGAGGAAGGAGCAACTGTGGGCCTGGACTCCAGAGTCTGagaaggaggggctgggagcctggactcctgggtctgagggaggaggggctgggagcctggactcctgggtctgagggaggaggggctgggagcctggactcctgggtctgagggaggaggggctgggagcctggactcctgggtctgagggaggaggggctgggagcctggactcctgggtctgagggaggaggggctggggtccTGACTCcagggtctgagggaggaggggctgggaccTAGACTCCCGGGTCTGATGGAGGAGGGACTTGGGtgtctggactcctgggtctgatgGAGGAGGGACGTGGGTGTCTGAACTCCTGGGTCTGAGAGGGATGGGGACCCCTATGTACCCTGGATGAAGGGGGTTGATATCTAGTACAAGAAGGTCTTCAGGAGGGGAGGAGCTTGGAGTTGGAAGTTTGGGTTTGGGAAAGAGAATGGCTCCCCACCCCTTCATTCTGGGGACAGAATTCGAACTTTGGGCCCCAAACGCCAAAAAGGGAGGACTGGGAAGCTGGTGTCCTAAGCCAGAGAGAAACCAAGGCTGAGGCCAGCGTCCTTGGGTTGCTGAGAGTGGAGCAGGCTAGGGTTTAGGGACGCGATTCTCAGTTTGAGGGACGGGGTGTGGTGTTTGGCGTGGAGGTGGCGAGAGGGGATGGGCGTGGCCGGGGGAGTCCTGAAGCAGCGGGGAGAAGCCGAAGgggtgtttcctctctctccggCTGTCCCTGGCGGTGCATTCCTGAGTTCTGACCTCAGGCGGCGGCAGCCAGGCGGAAGGCGACGGACCCCTCCCCTCCGCATGGTCCCTGCGCTACCCACCTCCTTCCTTGGGGCACTTTTGGAGTTGTGGCTCGTGCTCTTCCTCCTTGCCTGCTTGGGACCCGGCAGTACTCGCTTTCTAGAACGCTAGAGTGTAGGCCGGTCCTGACTTCCTCCTAACGGGTTTTCGAAGGGCGTGTCGGGGGAGCAGGAGGCTGCCGAGCCCCGGGTAGCACCTCCCAGGTGGCCCGGGAGGCCCAGCCCCTACCCACAGACCTGACTTCcgaggggtggtgggaggtgtgGCTACCAGTCTCTGGCCGGGATTCTGACACCGCAGTTCCGGCTCCGAggggcaggcggggcgggggggtcaGCTAGGCAAATCCCAGGGGTCCGGCTTCCCAGCCAGTGGTCTCTCACAGACCCTCTTGggtccaggctcccagcccctgctCTGGGGACCCAGAACTCACATTTTGAAGGACCCAGAAATTCAGGCTTTGGGCCTCCCGTCCTAGGTGGACCTTCCTCTCCCAAGATCCTCGGGTGGGCGGGTCCTCCCGGAGGCCGGCGGGGGGGCGGAGGTCCCAGCACCGCCCCGCCTCCCTCCGCCCCGGTCCCCGCCACATTCCAGATGGCTGGGCTGACTTGAAGCCCTTATAAGGCCCGGAGACGCTGCGCTGGGCCTGGCCGTCCACCCCCGTAGCCACAGCCCAGGGCCCTCCCGCCCGTCCTCCCCGCGGCTTTCCTGGGCTGCGGCCGGGTTAAGATCACTCACGCCCCCGCCGGCCCGCGGGCGTGCACTTTCTCCGGCGTCCCTCCATTCCCGCCCCCGCAGTttggggactggggagggagagggggctggggCTCCCTGGGGTCACCTCCGGGACCTCTCCCGGCTCGCGGCCAGATCTCCGCCCCGGCTGGGAGGGCGCCCGGCCTACGGAGCCTGGCTGCGCGTTCGGGGCGAGCCCCAGCGGCGGGCGGGCGGGTGGCCTGGGTCCCGGCGGGGCGGAGCCGGAGGGAGCTGGGCGctgactctctctccctcgctccctCCTGTGTTCTGACCAGCCTTTTCCAGGTGTCGCACTTCATCCACCTCCAGAGCCAGATCTTTAGCCCTCGGGGTTCTCGGCAGAGACCGCAGGTGAGTGAGTCTGGACTCCGCGTCGGAGGGAGAGGGACTGGGGACCCGGACTCCTGGGGCTGAGAGAGGAGGGAACTTCCCACCTAGACTCTGTCGGAGGGAGGAGCATCTGGGGCCTAGACTCTGAGATTCCGAGAGAAGGACCTTGGAGCTGGCTTTCCAAGGAAAGAGACCCAGACACCTGTTTATCTGGGAAAACAGTGTGTCCAGGAAATGGGCTCCCGGGTCCTCGGGGCCTCTTGCAGGGACAGCTAGGCAAGGTAGAACCTGTTCTGCTGTCCTATAGGCCCTCCTGTGCCTGCCCCTGGAAGGAGGAAGTTTTATTTCCCTGCAGCTGAAAGAAGCCGTCTGAGCTTTTTAGGGGTGGCGGGCAAGAGGGTAGATGTCAGAGGCCTGAGGGAGGATTTGGACACCTGGTCCCCAAGACGCTGGGCCCTCTCTCCCTGAGGGTCTCTAGGACAAGGAGATAGAAGTTGTAGGTTCTGGAGGGACAGAAAAAAGCAGCTTATTTTCTAGGCCGCAGGTGTCTGGTGAACGCAAGGTCCAGGGCCCAGCCCTGGGTCTGAAGCTCTGTAACCAGACGTGAGAGGCCTGGAGATTTCAGTGGAAGGGGCTGGGGCACCTGACAGTGGAGAATCTGGAGTGCTTGAGTTTCTTGGAAGTTAGGGAACTTGGAGATTGGACTccatgtgggggaggggcataggcaGAAGGAAGCTCAGTGTCCTTGGGGGTGGTACTCCAGCCCCGTATCCCAGGTGGGATTGTGATGGAGCTCACGGACCCTTGATCTCTCTGGTAGAGAGGCTGGACTTGAGAGGGCATGTTCCCGAGAGCTGAGCCCCAGTTTCAGAGATAGGCTGGGAGTTCAGGAGCTCTGATCACAGTGGGTCCCTGAGAAGGTTCCCACATGGAGGTTGAACTCTTGGatgtctggaggctggaaatgcCTGTTGGGTGAAGGAAGGCAGGTACGCGCAGGAGCAGGGATATCAAGCCCTGGGTACCCAGAGGGAGGGGGTAGAGCACACAAAGCAGGGCCTCTTGTTCTGAGGCATGGTTGGGGATGTTTTAGAACAGAGTCCTGAGTGGCTGGGTGGCTGATCCCTGGGGGACTGAGGGCAGCTCTGAGTGTCtgggtggagggggagaaagaTAGATGGTTTTACAATCGGgttgcagagagaggagagaggcagcCTAGACTCCTGGGTTCTGACGGGAGATGGGAGGTGGGGAATCCAAGTccagagtggggaggggtctgggACCTGGGTGACCAGCTGATCCCCATAGGCCCACAGCTGTCCCACTTTGAAAAGCCTGCACCCTGGGTGCCCCCCAGCTAGCCTCCAGGTTCCTTTGTCCCCCTGGGGGGAGGAAAGGCCGAGGGCCTGTATTCCCACATTTGGAACCTTCTTAGGACACTTCCTTTCCCTTCGTCCCAGCCATGCCGGTGACGGTGACCCGCACGACCATCACGACCACCACGTCGTCATCCTCAGGCCTGGGCTCCCCAACCATTGTGGGGTCCCCTTGGGCACTGACCCAGCCCCTGGGCCTCCTCCGCCTGCTGCAGCTGCTGTCCACCTGTGTGGCCTTCTCCCTGGTGGCCAGCGTGGGTGCCTGGACAGGGGCCATGGGTAACTGGTCCATGTTCACTTGGTGCTTCTGCTTCTCTGTGACCCTCATCATCCTCATAGTTGAGTTATGCGGGCTTCAGGCCCGCTTCCCCCTGTCCTGGAGAAACTTCCCCATCACCTACGCCTGCTACGCCGCCCTCTTCTGCCTGTCGGCCTCCATCATCTACCCCACCACCTACGTCCAGTTCCTGTCCCACGGCCGCTCCCGGGACCACGCCATCGCTGCCACCACCTTCTCCTGCATCGCTTGCGTGGCTTATGCCACCGAAGTGGCCTGGACCCGGGCCCGCCCCGGGGAGATCACCGGCTACATGGCCACTGTGCCAGGCCTGCTCAAGGTGCTGGAGACCTTTGTGGCCTGCGTCATCTTTGCCTTCATCGGCGGCCCCTCCCTGTACCAGGACAAGCCAGCCCTGGAGTGGTGTGTGGCCGTGTACTCCATCTGCTTCATCCTGGCGGCCGTCGCCATCCTGCTGAACCTGGGCGACTGCACCAACATTCTGCCCATCTCCTTCCCCAGTTTCTTGTCGGGACTGGCGCTGCTTTCTGTTCTTCTGTACGCCACGGCTATCGTGCTCTGGCCGCTCTACCAGTTCAGCGAGAGGCACGGAGGCCACTCCCGCCGCTCCTCGGACGTGGGCTGCGGCTACCGGCACACCTACTACGTGTGCGACTGGGACCGCCGACTGGCCGTGGCCATCCTCACGGCCATCAACCTGCTGGCTTATCTGGCCGACCTGGTGTATTCGGCCCGCCTGGTGTTCGTCAGGGTCTGAGGCTCTGACCGTGACCGGCGCGCTCAAGTCCCTCTTGTCGGCGGAGGTTTCTTTTCCCAaatcctcctttcctcttcctggctgcctctcctgcctctcccgtTTGCTTCCCTGTCCATCCTGctcttctccattccttcagcttcctgcctctctcctgctGCTCTCACCTTTCCTTCCTGTTTTGTTGGGTTGCCCACATCCTGTTTTGCTTGTTTGGCTCTTTCTGTTTTcacctcttctttcctccctgttCTGTCCCGGCCGCCTctttcccagtttctttcttctctgagacgtctctctctctgcctccaccccactgccccccactTCCGAAGGTGCTGAGTTCCATGTCCCGCTCCCCTCTCCAGCAGctgtcccctccctgggcctcccgaGGGGCCTCATTGCCAAAGCATGCCTACCCGCCCTGGCTGTGCCTTAGTtggtgtgtacgtgtgtgtttgtgggggtggggtgggcagctagagaatgaggctccctttcTCCCAGTGGAGGGGATGCGTACAGTGCATGTCCCCTTTCATCTCTGGAGGTCAATGATCTCCAGTGGGCATGAGGCTTCAAGCACAGGCCTCGGTTCCATGGGCCCTGCCTGGCCCCCAGCCTCGCCTGAGATTGGCTCCAGAACTTTGGCCAGGCTTACTAACATCCCACTGCCTGGAGGCCATCTTACAGGAAGTAAAGGGTGGAAGCCTTCCATCCCAACTGCTCTCTGGGTTATCAAAAAAGTGGTGGCCAGCAAAGAACCATATGGTCTTAAGGACAACTGTCTAAGTGTTcgtgggggggcgggcagggataTGGCCCTCCCATCTCAGTGTTAAAAACAGCATATACTGCCTTTGCTGGGAGAAGAGGTTGGCCACCTGCCCACCTTAAAGGCAGGCAGTGTGAAcctgggttggttggttggtttttcttttctggtcACAAAGGCAAAACATCCTGGGTGGCCCTCTTCTAAAAGGGAAGTTTCTTTTCAATGTGTTTttcttgggggtgggtgggttgggTAGGTGGGGGGTGCCATCGCCATAGAGGAATTGCTTGCTCAAATGtggtgcgtgcgcgcgcgcacacacacacacgtgtgtgtttcTGCATGCTAGTTGCTTCCTGTAGCTGCTTCCTGCTTCTCTGGGACTCACATGCGCAACgtcatatatataaatgtataaatatatattttttattttttttaattccctggaGCTTCTGGTTCCCATCAGTCCCTGCCATCAACTACAGAGGGAAGACTTGTCCATTCCCTCACTCCCAcatccatgttttgtttttttgtttgttttttacatcaatataaagataaaagaaaaactgtgcTTGCTTTATTACTGGGGAGGGCTCCAGGAGAGAGGGCAAGGTCCAGATTCTTGGGTCTGGTGGGAGAGGGGGCCTGGGACCAGGCCAAGACAACTTTGGCCTTTGGATCTCCCAAAGCCAGGAGAACTAATTGGGACTGAAATGAATGAGATTGGTCCCTCCTTGGAATCCCATGAGCAACTCCAGAAACAGTGTCCCCATCTGAGtgcaacatttttttcccccaaaatcaaCTCCTCAGGTTCTGCATCTCAATAATAGGCTCCCCAGCCTGTGAACCCAGGCTCTGGTTCTTCCCATCCACTCTATCTGTCACTCATCGGACACTGTCTAGCCTTCCTCAACTTGCCAGCTCCTGACTCAGCTCAGGTATCATTTTGTCTTGAGCTAGTACTCCAGGCTCCTTCATGACTAGCCCACGTCCTGCCCACTCTGGCCCAGGGGGATGCTTCTAACCTCTGACACTGCCCTCCCCTGCTCCAATCCTGTATCTGCCTACAGGTAATACCAGAGCTCCTCTGGGCCTTGATCCGGCCc encodes:
- the MYADM gene encoding myeloid-associated differentiation marker — its product is MPVTVTRTTITTTTSSSSGLGSPTIVGSPWALTQPLGLLRLLQLLSTCVAFSLVASVGAWTGAMGNWSMFTWCFCFSVTLIILIVELCGLQARFPLSWRNFPITYACYAALFCLSASIIYPTTYVQFLSHGRSRDHAIAATTFSCIACVAYATEVAWTRARPGEITGYMATVPGLLKVLETFVACVIFAFIGGPSLYQDKPALEWCVAVYSICFILAAVAILLNLGDCTNILPISFPSFLSGLALLSVLLYATAIVLWPLYQFSERHGGHSRRSSDVGCGYRHTYYVCDWDRRLAVAILTAINLLAYLADLVYSARLVFVRV